Proteins encoded within one genomic window of Sulfurovum zhangzhouensis:
- the soxA gene encoding sulfur oxidation c-type cytochrome SoxA: protein MKRVVLSVALALTMATAGEQFAMSDADRAMYEEMLENNPADIFVAEGGEIFEEKLGGEAALAKFLEIKENELPKYIATFPRYIEKLGNVVGVDQVLQAMMAEQGKEQIKLKDPKMFSMLAYVKSLANEEQFNIDINANEHMKASYALGEKTFMTPRGGRGLSCNSCHSKDIVGMVLRTQPLPDLGEAGAGATWPAYRMTKSSLRTLQRRFQGCMENALLAVIPMGSKEMVGLELYVSKLAQDKQKAIAIPGLKR from the coding sequence ATGAAAAGAGTAGTATTATCTGTGGCTCTTGCATTGACAATGGCAACTGCTGGTGAGCAGTTTGCTATGAGTGATGCTGATAGAGCTATGTATGAGGAGATGCTTGAAAATAATCCGGCAGACATCTTTGTAGCAGAAGGCGGAGAGATCTTTGAAGAAAAATTAGGCGGTGAAGCAGCACTGGCAAAGTTCCTTGAAATAAAAGAGAATGAATTACCAAAATATATCGCAACTTTTCCAAGATATATAGAAAAGCTTGGAAATGTTGTTGGTGTTGACCAAGTGCTTCAAGCTATGATGGCAGAGCAGGGAAAAGAACAGATCAAACTTAAAGATCCAAAAATGTTTTCTATGCTTGCTTATGTGAAGTCATTGGCGAATGAAGAGCAGTTCAATATCGATATCAATGCAAATGAGCATATGAAAGCTTCTTATGCGCTTGGTGAGAAGACATTTATGACTCCTAGAGGCGGAAGAGGATTATCTTGTAACAGCTGCCATAGCAAAGATATCGTAGGTATGGTACTTAGAACACAGCCGCTTCCTGATCTTGGTGAAGCAGGTGCAGGTGCGACATGGCCGGCATACCGTATGACGAAATCAAGCTTAAGAACATTGCAAAGAAGATTCCAAGGATGTATGGAGAATGCACTTCTGGCTGTTATCCCAATGGGTTCAAAAGAGATGGTTGGATTGGAACTTTATGTATCAAAATTGGCTCAGGATAAGCAAAAAGCGATTGCTATCCCAGGGTTAAAAAGATAA
- the soxZ gene encoding thiosulfate oxidation carrier complex protein SoxZ, giving the protein MAEEKRRSMIKIKPKKYSVGDIINVDFIIIHPMDTGMQKDKKTGNIIPAKYIDNITFFLDGKPFTSMKVWETVSTNPYFSVNLKVPGEGKITVEYTDNTGEKGSQSKKLQPKG; this is encoded by the coding sequence ATGGCAGAAGAAAAAAGACGATCAATGATCAAAATAAAACCAAAAAAGTATAGCGTCGGTGACATTATTAATGTCGATTTTATCATCATTCACCCAATGGATACGGGAATGCAAAAAGATAAGAAAACAGGAAATATCATTCCTGCAAAATATATCGACAATATCACTTTCTTTTTGGATGGAAAACCTTTCACTTCAATGAAAGTATGGGAAACTGTATCAACAAATCCTTATTTTTCAGTGAATCTGAAAGTACCGGGAGAAGGAAAGATCACAGTAGAGTATACAGACAATACAGGTGAAAAAGGCAGTCAGAGTAAAAAACTTCAACCGAAAGGATAA
- the soxY gene encoding thiosulfate oxidation carrier protein SoxY: protein MKRRSFLKGLCAVSAVTATMTPSLLSAEEKKKIQSPNAMDYKTAVDTITGGKGATESPKVSLTVPEIAENGAVVPVKVDVDHPMEENNYVKAIHVLAKENSNSRTADVMLTPLNGKGFFATRVKLAKTQEVVALVELSDGSFISAAKSVKVTIGGCG from the coding sequence ATGAAAAGAAGAAGTTTTCTAAAAGGTTTGTGTGCGGTATCTGCCGTAACAGCGACGATGACACCTTCACTCTTGAGTGCAGAAGAAAAGAAGAAAATTCAAAGTCCAAATGCTATGGATTACAAAACGGCAGTTGATACGATCACTGGAGGAAAAGGTGCTACTGAAAGTCCAAAAGTCTCTTTAACAGTTCCGGAGATTGCAGAGAACGGTGCTGTTGTACCGGTAAAAGTTGATGTAGACCATCCGATGGAAGAAAACAACTATGTGAAAGCGATCCATGTACTTGCTAAAGAGAATAGCAATTCAAGAACAGCGGACGTTATGCTTACACCTCTAAATGGAAAGGGATTTTTTGCAACACGTGTAAAATTGGCAAAGACACAAGAAGTGGTAGCACTTGTAGAGTTAAGTGACGGTAGTTTCATTAGTGCTGCTAAGAGCGTTAAAGTAACGATCGGTGGATGTGGTTGA
- the soxX gene encoding sulfur oxidation c-type cytochrome SoxX, with the protein MQRKVKYLTCSALLMTALTTVYAADLTKSYEMPDAAKIIEKDLLKAATTYTLPKSCNLNDQESIARGKYIFHNLNGEKAKATPPKGLVKFTEKNGKKEPKQFGNCVACHNIEGAVGGGNIGPDLSNYKTLFVDTQIRDTAFVYQKIADPRIDNPTTHMTVNLTTGLFNEQEICDLTAYVMSKK; encoded by the coding sequence ATGCAAAGAAAAGTCAAATATTTAACATGCTCAGCACTGTTAATGACAGCATTAACTACTGTGTATGCAGCGGATTTGACAAAGTCGTATGAGATGCCTGATGCAGCAAAGATCATTGAAAAAGATCTTTTGAAAGCAGCTACAACTTATACGTTGCCTAAATCATGCAATCTTAATGATCAAGAGTCGATTGCTAGAGGGAAATACATATTTCATAACCTAAATGGAGAGAAAGCCAAAGCCACACCTCCTAAAGGACTTGTAAAGTTTACAGAAAAGAATGGTAAAAAAGAGCCAAAACAGTTCGGTAACTGTGTTGCTTGTCACAATATTGAAGGTGCAGTAGGCGGCGGGAATATCGGACCTGATCTTTCAAACTATAAAACACTATTTGTCGATACACAGATCAGAGATACTGCATTTGTTTACCAGAAGATCGCTGATCCTAGAATCGATAATCCAACTACCCATATGACAGTGAATCTTACTACTGGTCTTTTCAATGAACAAGAGATCTGTGATCTTACCGCATATGTTATGTCTAAAAAATAG